One window of Mediterraneibacter gnavus ATCC 29149 genomic DNA carries:
- a CDS encoding helix-turn-helix domain-containing protein, with the protein MRIKAKEIAQELGLSEATVSLALNNRPGVNANTKKRILECVRAKQEKELKNFETQENSIQGEVMMLNYVKNGIIMKRSQDRHPAMPLS; encoded by the coding sequence ATGCGAATCAAAGCAAAAGAAATTGCGCAGGAACTGGGGCTTTCGGAGGCAACGGTATCTCTGGCTCTCAATAACCGTCCGGGAGTCAATGCCAATACAAAAAAGCGGATTTTGGAATGTGTAAGAGCAAAGCAGGAGAAAGAACTGAAGAATTTTGAGACACAGGAAAATTCGATTCAGGGCGAAGTGATGATGCTCAACTACGTTAAAAACGGAATTATTATGAAGCGAAGTCAAGACCGCCATCCTGCAATGCCATTAAGCTAG
- the aroD gene encoding type I 3-dehydroquinate dehydratase, with product MNTIKVRNLEIGTGMPKICVPIVGKTVPEILENAKSAVQAKADVVEWRVDWYEDVFSFECVEHVLRKLCEITGEIPLLFTFRTLQEGGEQAIDAAAYRELNEKAARTKMADLIDAELSAGEKTVKSLIKTAHTFGVKVVVSNHDFEKTPSKEEIVARLQKMQELGADLPKIAVMPQCRKDVLTLLAATEEMAGTYADRPIITMSMAKDGVISRLCGEVFGSALTFGAAGQTSAPGQIEVEKLRGVLEIFH from the coding sequence ATGAATACTATAAAAGTGAGAAATTTAGAGATTGGCACAGGAATGCCGAAAATCTGTGTTCCGATAGTGGGAAAAACAGTACCGGAGATTTTAGAAAACGCAAAAAGTGCAGTACAGGCAAAAGCAGATGTAGTGGAATGGAGAGTGGACTGGTACGAAGATGTATTTTCGTTTGAGTGTGTCGAACATGTCTTGCGTAAGCTATGTGAAATTACAGGAGAGATTCCGCTTTTATTCACATTCCGTACACTGCAGGAGGGCGGAGAACAGGCAATCGATGCAGCGGCGTATAGAGAATTGAATGAAAAAGCAGCCCGGACTAAGATGGCAGATCTGATCGATGCAGAATTATCAGCAGGAGAGAAAACGGTGAAATCTCTCATAAAAACAGCGCATACCTTCGGAGTGAAAGTGGTGGTTTCCAATCACGATTTTGAGAAAACTCCTTCCAAAGAAGAAATCGTGGCAAGACTTCAGAAGATGCAGGAACTTGGGGCAGACCTTCCCAAGATCGCAGTGATGCCGCAGTGCAGGAAAGATGTGCTGACATTGCTTGCGGCAACGGAAGAGATGGCAGGAACCTATGCCGATCGCCCCATCATCACGATGTCTATGGCAAAAGATGGAGTGATCAGCAGACTCTGTGGAGAAGTATTTGGCTCTGCGCTGACTTTCGGGGCGGCAGGACAAACATCTGCGCCGGGGCAGATTGAAGTGGAGAAACTAAGAGGAGTGCTTGAAATTTTTCATTAG